In the genome of Dermacentor silvarum isolate Dsil-2018 chromosome 1, BIME_Dsil_1.4, whole genome shotgun sequence, one region contains:
- the LOC119465102 gene encoding EKC/KEOPS complex subunit Tp53rkb: protein MTLRRSEWSTDTARLYLWYMLCVDVIMDAFDAVLVKQGAEAKVYKGTYLGKPAIFKERFEKKYRHPDLDRLLTLERMRAEARALRKTRAAGVPVPPVYFIDMTSRIIVTGYIENSETVRERIVSLQSEEPAGRAESLEFLMDKIGEVVALLHKNHMVHGDLTTSNLMVQRREAASPLIYVIDFGLSFISETAEDKGVDLYVLERAFLSAHPGIESFFQRFLDSYSRNYPQNAANIRKKFEDVKQRGRKRTMVG from the coding sequence ATGACATTACGCCGGTCCGAGTGGTCTACTGATACTGCAAGACTCTACTTATGGTATATGCTTTGTGTTGATGTCATTATGGATGCATTTGACGCAGTTCTCGTCAAACAAGGAGCAGAAGCAAAGGTGTACAAAGGCACATATTTAGGAAAGCCCGCTATATTCAAGGAAAGATTTGAAAAAAAGTACAGGCACCCTGACTTGGACCGGCTACTGACCCTTGAGCGCATGCGAGCCGAAGCCCGCGCTTTGCGAAAGACCAGAGCGGCTGGTGTGCCGGTTCCGCCTGTGTACTTTATTGACATGACGTCGCGAATCATTGTGACAGGATACATCGAAAATTCCGAGACAGTTCGTGAAAGGATTGTTTCTCTGCAATCGGAAGAACCAGCGGGCCGTGCGGAAAGCTTGGAGTTTCTTATGGACAAAATCGGCGAGGTTGTTGCACTTCTACATAAGAACCACATGGTTCACGGTGACCTCACCACTTCAAACTTGATGGTGCAGCGTCGCGAAGCAGCATCACCTCTAATCTATGTCATCGATTTTGGCTTGAGTTTTATTAGCGAAACAGCTGAAGACAAAGGCGTCGACTTGTACGTTCTAGAAAGGGCATTCTTGAGTGCTCACCCAGGAATCGAAAGCTTCTTTCAAAGATTCCTGGATAGCTACTCAAGAAACTACCCACAAAATGCTGCGAACATCAGGAAGAAGTTCGAAGATGTAAAACAGCGTGGAAGAAAGCGAACTATGGTCGGTTGA